A genomic stretch from Oleomonas cavernae includes:
- a CDS encoding ComF family protein: MVAINPQKIYGRWQSGVALDFQTTSSTFVGYSEAGHRQFETVRPEIAELLYQLKYRLNKAAAAGIIDAAAGFLRPHRGKLDVLVPVPASTPRAWQPVQVLAAGIGAALNLPVVDCIRITRPTQQLKSVEDPEKRKALLAGLYTVEATHVADKNVLLFDDLFRSGSTMNAVTDVLLGKGRAKTVRALTITKSRSNQ; this comes from the coding sequence ATTTCCAAACGACCAGCAGCACTTTCGTAGGATACAGCGAAGCGGGGCATCGCCAATTTGAAACGGTTCGCCCTGAAATTGCCGAGCTTCTCTATCAGCTTAAATACAGGCTGAACAAAGCGGCTGCTGCCGGCATCATTGATGCGGCTGCCGGCTTCTTGAGGCCGCATCGCGGAAAGCTTGATGTACTCGTGCCGGTTCCGGCCTCCACGCCCCGCGCGTGGCAGCCGGTTCAAGTTCTCGCCGCGGGAATTGGCGCGGCGCTAAACTTGCCGGTCGTGGATTGCATAAGGATCACGCGCCCGACGCAACAGCTGAAAAGCGTGGAGGATCCGGAAAAGCGCAAGGCACTCCTGGCTGGGCTCTATACCGTCGAGGCGACGCACGTGGCAGACAAGAATGTGCTATTGTTCGATGATCTTTTCCGGTCGGGCTCGACCATGAATGCCGTTACCGACGTGCTGTTGGGGAAGGGGAGGGCAAAAACCGTGCGGGCCCTGACGATCACCAAATCGCGGAGCAATCAATGA